From one Trifolium pratense cultivar HEN17-A07 linkage group LG1, ARS_RC_1.1, whole genome shotgun sequence genomic stretch:
- the LOC123885407 gene encoding tyrosine-protein phosphatase RLPH2-like, whose product MSEPPESSRIICCIGDIHGYITKLQNLWSNLENTINPSQFKTATIIFLGDYCDRGPQTRQVIDYLISLPTRYPNQKHVFLAGNHDFAFAAFLRLLPPPLDGSDFCDGWKEFEESEEREGWFNGDGYEKMHLQGRRWSGKIKAKFNVAKGTEYQGSIYDAGPTFQSYGVSHGSADLVNAVPDEHKKFLADLVWVHEEDDVFINTDDGVKCCKLIAVHAGLEKGVDVKEQMKILKARDTRIPKVQPLSGRKNVWDIPEELSASPTIIVSGHHAKLHVEGLRLIIDEGGGYPDKPVAAILLPSMKIIRDTDVLAK is encoded by the exons ATGTCAGAACCCCCTGAATCCAGTAGGATCATATGCTGCATCGGCGACATCCACGGCTACATAACCAAACTCCAAAACCTCTGGTCAAATCTCGAAAACACAATCAACCCATCACAATTCAAAACCGCCACAATAATCTTCTTAGGCGATTACTGCGATAGAGGTCCACAAACTCGTCAAGTAATCGATTATCTCATTTCTTTACCAACTCGTTACCCTAATCAGAAACACGTGTTCCTCGCTGGAAACCATGACTTTGCTTTCGCCGCTTTCCTCCGCCTCCTCCCGCCACCGCTTGATGGATCTGATTTTTGTGATGGGTGGAAGGAGTTTGAGGAAAGTGAAGAGAGAGAAGGGTGGTTTAATGGTGATGGATATGAGAAGATGCATTTACAAGGGAGAAGATGGAGTGGGAAAATTAAAGCTAAGTTTAATGTTGCTAAAGGGACTGAGTATCAGGGTTCTATTTATGATGCTGGTCCCACTTTTCAATCTTATGGAGTTTCTCATGGGTCTGCTG ATCTGGTTAATGCAGTTCCTGATGAGCATAAGAAATTTCTTGCCGATTTGGTGTGGGTCCACGAAGAG GATGATGTCTTTATAAACACTGATGATGGAGTTAAGTGCTGCAAGTTGATTGCTGTTCATGCTGGTTTGGAGAAAGGTGTAGATGTGAAAGAGCAGATGAAAATTTTGAAAGCTCGAGATACTCGGATACCAAAGGTGCAGCCTTTAAGTGGTAGAAAGAATGTATGGGATATTCCAGAG GAACTAAGTGCAAGTCCAACTATCATTGTTAGTGGTCACCATGCAAAACTCCATGTTGAAGGCTTAAGGTTGATAATTGACGAAGGCGGTGGATACCCTGATAAACCAGTAGCTGCAATTCTTCTTCCTTCCATGAAGATTATTCGTGATACTGATGTATTGGCAAAATAG
- the LOC123885399 gene encoding protein FAR1-RELATED SEQUENCE 12-like — MVKIDESLDVDSNEVSSTDSHTSDDEDSSYSVSGGHDRSDDGDDTGDHHDDDDDDDDGDDDDDDDDDDHDFGDEASIGERAVRINSMTADEIRGMEFGSVDEAYEFYYQYGKCKGFSVRKSDDKKKIGPDGSKIITNKLFVCSRQGLRDKRHISRLDRKREHRRLTRTKCTARFRVTYKADKGRFVVSVFEETHNHELTSARFVHLHPVYRKISEADRAQVDGMQSRGIRTCHIMGYMVAQKGGYGGVGFTKKDLYNYFDKKMRDIVKDGDVAASLHYLNAKSATDPMLYAEYAADTSNGRMKSLFWADGTSRSDYFCFGDVVAFDTTYKRNKYNLPLVIFSGCNHHSQTIIFGAALVSDETTETYKWVLNCFLECMENKRPKAVVTDGDGAMREAIKEVFPDATHRLCAWHLNKNAGENVKNSGFLKGFKKAMFSNFSKDDFEEYWSEMIKENGVEGHPWVIKTYENKLLWATAYLRDKFFGRIRTTSQCEAINAIIKSYVRKKGCIFEFMQNFEQALRGYRNNELVEDFKSKFSEPVLTTQLRLIESNAAKIYTAEIFKEVKEEIMKAGELIVKHKKEIGDTKFYTLTKYCRDVYERTVVYDGDTFQCSCRLFDSRGLPCSHIFHVMKEEHVDHIPSTLVLSRWTKDAKIDYLNMVDVNDPVDSDVIELARFGAYCSVLTSFCKEASKKSGVYGDIMDDLMNLKKKYCSVEDPIGTQKSVVGDPIPVQSKGAPKKKKNDAKALRHCTHCKSTTHNARTCSDKKRKKSCNAESSVQDINSELPVDVGESSVRQKKKKCAEQPKDLCESRVAPKKKKCSELPKDRCESIVQKKNKCSVQLKERGANVSTPTHIDVTSATGQFTPMYGFQHMIPMLHPVMQQMHVPSGQHVPPAQHVTSVPHVPPIYQMYGMNVGANSTSCYGLLQQVMKSADGQQ, encoded by the exons ATGGTAAAAATTGATGAGTCTCTAGATGTTGATTCGAATGAAGTTAGTTCAACCGATAGTCATACATCTGATGATGAGGATTCCAGCTATTCGGTGTCCGGTGGGCATGATAGGTCAGATGATGGCGATGATACTGGTGACcaccatgatgatgatgatgatgatgatgatggtgatgatgatgatgatgatgatgatgatgaccaTGATTTTGGTGATGAAGCATCTATAGGTGAAAGAGCGGTACGTATTAATTCTATGACTGCTGATGAAATTCGTGGTATGGAATTTGGTAGTGTTGACGAagcttatgaattttattatcaatACGGTAAATGTAAAGGTTTTTCCGTTAGGAAAAGTgatgataagaaaaaaatagggCCTGATGgtagtaaaataataacaaacaagcTTTTTGTATGCAGTAGACAAGGTTTACGAGATAAGAGACACATATCTAGGTTAGATAGGAAAAGAGAGCATAGACGTTTGACACGTACGAAATGCACGGCTAGGTTTCGTGTGACATACAAAGCCGATAAGGGTAGATTTGTAGTGTCTGTGTTTGAAGAGACTCATAACCATGAATTAACATCAGCTAGGTTTGTGCACTTACACCCGGTTTATCGTAAAATTAGCGAAGCAGATAGAGCTCAGGTTGATGGTATGCAGTCACGTGGAATTAGAACTTGTCATATTATGGGGTACATGGTTGCTCAGAAGGGTGGATATGGTGGTGTTGGGTTTACGAAGAAAGatctttataattattttgataaaaaaatgcgtGATATTGTTAAAGATGGTGATGTTGCCGCATCGCTACATTATCTTAATGCAAAGTCAGCTACTGATCCCATGCTCTATGCTGAATATGCTGCTGACACTAGCAATGGACGGATGAAGTCTCTTTTTTGGGCTGATGGGACCAGTAGATCTGACTACTTCTGTTTTGGAGATGTGGTTGCATTTGACACAACATACAAGAGGAACAAATACAACCTCCCGCTGGTTATATTTTCAGGTTGTAACCACCATTCccaaacaataatttttggCGCTGCGTTGGTATCAGATGAAACCACGGAGACGTATAAGTGggtgttgaattgttttttggAGTGTATGGAAAATAAACGCCCAAAAGCTGTGGTGACAGATGGAGATGGGGCTATGAGGGAGGCTATAAAAGAGGTTTTCCCCGATGCGACCCATCGGTTATGTGCCTGGCATTTGAATAAGAATGCAGGTGAGAATGTGAAGAATTCAGGTTTTTTGAAGGGATTTAAAAAAGCCATgttctcaaatttttcaaagGATGATTTTGAAGAGTATTGGTCAGAGATGATTAAAGAAAATGGAGTTGAAGGACATCCTTGGGTTATCAAAACCTACGAGAACAAGTTACTATGGGCAACTGCATACCTGCGGGATAAGTTTTTTGGACGTATAAGAACTACGTCTCAATGTGAAGCAATCAATGCAATAATAAAGAGTTATGTCAGAAAGAAAGGATGCATCTTTGAATTTATGCAAAATTTTGAGCAGGCTCTAAGAGGCTACAGAAACAATGAACTTGTTGAAGATTTTAAGTCAAAGTTTTCAGAACCTGTGTTGACAACTCAACTACGTTTGATTGAGAGCAATGCCGCTAAAATCTATACAGCGGAGATTTTCAAAGaagtgaaagaagaaattatgaagGCCGGTGAATTGATTGTTAAGCATAAAAAGGAAATTGGAGATACTAAGTTTTATACTTTGACTAAATATTGTCGGGATGTGTATGAAAGAACAGTTGTTTACGATGGTGATACATTCCAATGTTCGTGCCGGTTGTTTGATTCTCGTGGACTTCCTTGTTCTCATATTTTTCACGTGATGAAGGAAGAACATGTTGATCACATTCCTAGCACTTTGGTATTGTCGCGATGGACCAAGGATgctaaaattgattatttgaaCATGGTGGATGTTAATGATCCAGTTGATTCCGATGTGATTGAGCTTGCCCGTTTTGGTGCATATTGTTCTGTTCTGACATCATTTTGCAAAGAAGCTTCTAAAAAGAGTGGTGTGTATGGTGACATTATGGATGACctcatgaatttaaaaaaaaaatattgcagtGTTGAGGATCCTATTGGAACACAAAAGTCAGTTGTTGGTGATCCTATCCCGGTTCAGAGTAAAGGtgctccaaaaaaaaaaaagaatgacgCAAAAGCTCTCAGGCATTGTACTCATTGCAAGAGTACAACTCATAATGCGAGGACTTGTTCG gacaaaaagagaaaaaaaagttgcaACGCTGAAAGTAGTGTGCAAGACATAAATTCAGAGCTACCGGTTGACGTTGGTGAAAGTAGTGTGCgacagaaaaagaagaaatgtgCAGAGCAACCGAAAGACCTTTGCGAAAGTAGAGTGGcaccaaaaaagaagaaatgttcAGAGCTACCGAAAGATCGTTGTGAAAGTATTgtgcaaaagaaaaataaatgttcgGTGCAACTGAAAGAGCGTGGCGCTAATGTGTCAACACCAACACATATTGATGTTACTAGTGCGACCGGGCAATTCACTCCGATGTATGGATTTCAACATATGATTCCTATGTTACATCCGGTTATGCAACAGATGCACGTACCATCTGGACAACATGTTCCACCTGCACAACATGTAACTTCTGTACCACATGTACCACCTATATACCAAATGTATGGAATGAATGTTGGTGCAAATTCAACTTCGTGTTATGGTCTGTTACAACAGGTGATGAAATCTGCTGATGGACAACAATga